The Chloroflexota bacterium sequence GGATTAGAAGGGATACCGTTCCCCTTGGCCAGGCACCTGAACGACAGAGGGACGTGGAAGTACGGCGAACTCGTCTTATTGGCCCAGAGGTGCTACGAGATTAAGATGGGTCGGAAACCTGAGGACTAATCCACACCAGCAATTGAGATGCTACCGCTTCTTTTCGCCGTTGATGCCTCGCTAGGTTAACAAAACCGCTTGTTGACACGTAAAAACAGCCATGTTATAATATATTTGTAGTTTCCTCGCTCAGGAGGCGTGATGACAGTCTGTGTCATGGTGAAGGTCAGCGAAGGGCTAGTTCTAGCAGCCGACAGCGCAACCGTGATCAGTGGAAGGGTCGGAAATGAACCGGGCATTCTTAAGACTTATGAACACTCGCGAAAACTCTCCCATATAAAAGACTACCCAGTGGGCACGCTGGCCTGGGGCACTGCCCTTATTGGGTCGCGAAGCGTCGAAAGCCTTATCAAAGAATATGAATATGGCCTACCTTCACTATTGGAGGAACAAGAAAAAATCAAGGAAAAACGAAGCAGAGGTGAAGAGATCAAGCCTTTCGAGTACTCGGTGAAAGAAATCGCCGCGGGCCTTTTAGAACATATTCAAGACTACTACGAGGCGGAGTTTGCTGATCTTGAAGTCAGCAAACGCCCTTTTCTGGGAATTCTGGTAGCCGGCTTTTCCTCTGGGCGGTTCTTTCCAGAGCACTGGCTGTTCGAATTGCCACATGGTACGGCGTTGAAAGATGTGCGACCTGACAGGGAGGGTAAACCGGATTTCGGAGCTCATTGGTACGGACTGACAGATGCCATCGTGCGTCTTCACTGGGGAAGAGATGATCATGCAGTAGACATCCTGGCAAAGCACTTCAAGGTCTCAACTGAGGAGATTAACAATCTCCTCATGCCACTACAATACGTAGTGCCATTCGCAGGGATGCCGCTGCAAGACGCCATCGATTACGCCGTGTATCTCGTCAATGTTGCAATAGGACGATATCGTTTCGTTATCGGAGCCCCCTTATGTGGAGGAGAAGTAGACGTTGCTGTGATCACGCCTAACAACTTTACCTGGGTTAAGCGGAAAACGTGGAAGGCGATCTGATTTCGAACAAGTTTTGACAGAGGAGGAGGTTGCACGCGATGGCCATCGAATTATATCGACCATCAAAACCTTCGAATTGTACAGGCGAACTCCCGCCCAAAATCCAATTGAATGAAGAGCAAAGGTTCATCGCAATTGAAGCATTCGATATGATGAGTGGTGAACTGTTTATCAGCGGCGCACCCAAAGAGACACCACGGCCCAGCCCGCGTGTGCGTCCAGCCGTGCGTGAAAGTCTGGAGCGCAGTATACGCGAACATGCGGATGTATGGGCCGAACTGGCAAAGAGTTGATCTTCCTGACGGAAGACGAAATCCTCGAGATTAACCGCCGTATGATTCTCGAGTTTGGCGGTGTGTACTTTGAGGGGGACAGAAACCTGGCGAATGCCGGATCGCTGCGCTACGTTCTGGAGGCGATCCAGGGCTCTATTTTCGATCGTGATCCATATCCTACCGTCTTTGACAAAGCAGCCGCGCTTGCCTGGGAAATCATTAAGGCACATGTCTTTCACGATGGCAACAAGAGAACCGGCATGGAAGCATGCCGGCTTTTTCTTGAGTTAAACGGATGGAAGTTGACCATAGACCGGGAAATTATCTGTATCGCCATAAAGATAGAAAGAGGTGAGTTGGATCACCCCAGATTGGCAAGTTGGATAGCAGGCAAAAGTCGGCCTATCGAACATAAGTAAGCATAGGACCCGAAAAAAGTACCGACAGGCAGAGGACTGCCTATCGTTGGTCATAAGCGTGATGCAGGCCATGGTCTCTTGTGGCGGCCATGGCCTGTGCCATTTCCTCGGTCATCGCCGCGCCGAAACGGTACTGGAAAGGCCACATGCTCACCGGGTCGAAGAGGCCCACCCGGTCACCATTATGCAAAACGTGACCCAAGTCTGGCTGGAGGCCGGGCATGGCGCTCAATTGCCCGTTGATGAAGGTAACCCCGCGTTCCTCAGAGTGCACCCTCAGATGTGCCAGCAGGTCGGACATCGTACTCCCCTCGGGAAGTGACACCTGCAGGTTGGCAAAGCCACCCTGATTCGCCTCACTGCGGTGCCGCGCCAGAGCGCCGTACAGCCACACATCCACGATGATGTCTGCCATTATCCCCCTCCCACCGGTGGGAAAACGCCCACTTCGTCGCCGGGCTTCAGAGGCCAATCCATGGGGCGGGCCCGGCCTTCGACAAAGGCCACCTTCACCTCCTCACGAGGCAGATTCAGGTGATTCACCAGGTCGCCCACGGTAGCGCCATCGGGCAATTCGACCTCAAACGGGGTCCCTGATCTCACACCCTCCACATATCGGTTCAGGGTAGCGAAAAGTTTCACCCGCACTCGCATTGTTACCTCACGGACAGCGCACGATGTCTCCCTATTTCGGTTAGGCCACGCGGCCCTCCAGACTGACAGATAGCGGTTTTTCTGCCATTGCACTCACTTTCAGGATGGAGAAGCCGATGACGTTTCCTTCCTCATCCACCTTTTCCATCACTGCGTCGTTTTCTGTCTCCCTGAAGTACCCTGCTTTTCTCTCAAAAAGGACTTCGAGGTAATCCCCTTCCCTATCGTACCAGATCTTTATTTCTTTTGCCACTATCTGCACACCTTTGCCATAGCCCTCATTGGCACCGCTTTGTGGACGAAAGATACCACAAAGGTCATCGGCGGACCCATCTTCCCTCAACCTGCAGGTCACGGACAGCGCACGATGTCCTGCGCCCACAGGCAGTCGGCGCAGGAGGGATTCCAGCCCCAACAGCCCTCGTTGCGCTCGCGCAGGTCGCAGGTTTCACGCAGGTCACAGTCGGGACAGGAAGGGAAATGAAACGCCCGCACCTCGCTACGAAAGCGCACGTACTCCTCCGACATCCAGATTTCCGCCAGGGGCTGCTCATTCACGTTCCCCAGAACATATCGGCTCACTTGCTTTTTCCTGCCGTCCACCGCAAAGTAAGAGTACGTGTGCGACAGGGCATAGCAGGGCGATACGCCGCCATCCCATCCTACCACAATGGCCCGATCTCCTACAAATCGGCAACGCCGCTCCGCTCCCCAGTGCATACGCGGCAGTTCCAGCGTCCCCCACATCAGCCAAGCGCCCGCCTGGATCGGCCAACCACCCGTGTCGAGGGGCGGACGTGGCTCATAGCCGTAGAGGATTTCGCCGCGCATCTCCTCGGTGTAGGGCAAGACGTTGCTCACCAGGACGCGGGCGGCGTTCAACCGCGAGGCTAACCCAGCCAGGTCCGGCAGTTCGGCCACATTGTTGCGCAGGACGACGAACTCGATCCCCAGCGCTGGGGTCAGCGAAGCCAGTTCGCTTTT is a genomic window containing:
- a CDS encoding type II toxin-antitoxin system death-on-curing family toxin: MGRTGKELIFLTEDEILEINRRMILEFGGVYFEGDRNLANAGSLRYVLEAIQGSIFDRDPYPTVFDKAAALAWEIIKAHVFHDGNKRTGMEACRLFLELNGWKLTIDREIICIAIKIERGELDHPRLASWIAGKSRPIEHK
- a CDS encoding MoaD/ThiS family protein: MADIIVDVWLYGALARHRSEANQGGFANLQVSLPEGSTMSDLLAHLRVHSEERGVTFINGQLSAMPGLQPDLGHVLHNGDRVGLFDPVSMWPFQYRFGAAMTEEMAQAMAATRDHGLHHAYDQR
- a CDS encoding MoaD/ThiS family protein, whose product is MRVRVKLFATLNRYVEGVRSGTPFEVELPDGATVGDLVNHLNLPREEVKVAFVEGRARPMDWPLKPGDEVGVFPPVGGG
- a CDS encoding DUF2283 domain-containing protein, coding for MAKEIKIWYDREGDYLEVLFERKAGYFRETENDAVMEKVDEEGNVIGFSILKVSAMAEKPLSVSLEGRVA
- a CDS encoding tungsten cofactor oxidoreductase radical SAM maturase, with protein sequence MPRVKVDEQGRLILPDEFLQRRSIAADTEYWLDEREGDLILHPRLPDVRKLYVEPTTACNLHCRTCIRNVWEDPEAPMSMATFGRLLESLGALPNLTRVVFTGFGEPLSHPNILEMIQAVRERGLAVTIGSNGLLLDAQMARELVRLGVDRLVVSVDGVKPETYAGIRGAMLSQVLGNIRALNEAKSELASLTPALGIEFVVLRNNVAELPDLAGLASRLNAARVLVSNVLPYTEEMRGEILYGYEPRPPLDTGGWPIQAGAWLMWGTLELPRMHWGAERRCRFVGDRAIVVGWDGGVSPCYALSHTYSYFAVDGRKKQVSRYVLGNVNEQPLAEIWMSEEYVRFRSEVRAFHFPSCPDCDLRETCDLRERNEGCWGWNPSCADCLWAQDIVRCP